ATCCTCATTGTTTTCTTCATCCAGCCGTTCACCACGCCCCTCCCGAACAGCATCAATGAACTGCTGATGCATATCCTCAAGCATTAGTCGTAGATGCTCGACATGATCGTCCCTTAGAGGTGAAAAGGGATCTAGAAACGCCTTATCCTCACCGGCGGTGTGAACACGCCGCTCAAGCCCGAGCTTCTCCAGTGCCTCTTCGGCGCCGAAGCTGCCGGCTATAACCCCGATCGATCCGACTACGCTCGAGCCGCCAACATGAATCTTGTCAGCTGCCGCGGCGACAAAATAGCCGCCAGATACGCCTATATCATCAATTACCGCGTGCACTGGGATATCGGGGTGCTCGTCACGCAGGCGCTTAATCTCATCGTAGATGCGCTGCGAGTGGACCGGACTCCCGCCTGGGGTATTGATTCTAAGCACTACCCCGGCAACATCGTCCGCTTCAAAAGCCGCATTCAGGCCCTTGATTACGTTGTCAGCGCTAGATGCAGAATCAGACATAATTGGTTCATTAATACGTACCTCGGCAGTATGCGGCCCGACCTCTTCTTTATCAGTGGTCATAGCACACTGGGTGATACTGATGGCAAGGACGAGAATAGCTACTACCAAAGCGATGCGGGTTATAATCCGCCATAGCCTATTACGGCGACGTTCACGTAGCGCCTCGTCAAGAATCTCCCGCAGAGCTGCACGTTCCCAAGCTTGATCGCTCATTACATCTCCCATTTTGTCAATTGGTTGTGACTGTTACTTCATGGCATTTGTTAGCACTTTGTTGAGTTCAGCGCTCAATGGCGCTTGGACATGCAACCGGTTACCTTGC
This Halorhodospira halochloris DNA region includes the following protein-coding sequences:
- a CDS encoding S49 family peptidase is translated as MSDQAWERAALREILDEALRERRRNRLWRIITRIALVVAILVLAISITQCAMTTDKEEVGPHTAEVRINEPIMSDSASSADNVIKGLNAAFEADDVAGVVLRINTPGGSPVHSQRIYDEIKRLRDEHPDIPVHAVIDDIGVSGGYFVAAAADKIHVGGSSVVGSIGVIAGSFGAEEALEKLGLERRVHTAGEDKAFLDPFSPLRDDHVEHLRLMLEDMHQQFIDAVREGRGERLDEENNEDLFSGLVWTGAQSIELGLADEIGSVSSVARDVIGEEEVVDYTAKRDFFTELSEQFGISVGQGLYYTLKRLEYQVH